One Novipirellula artificiosorum genomic window carries:
- a CDS encoding FlxA-like family protein, translated as MSVDGYRHYSAPKSHGESFADPSIGEAGGLLRSNLRVLAGHPRSWQQLRRDARMQMVSDAVRYSSAYRDVQLPANRDDAPIVMAGHQPSLFHPGVWFKNFALDALGQQHRAVAINLVIDNDVASGSSIRVPSIDSASGDFTYKTIRFDRFGGGVPYEQTVIADRDRFDHFDQAVLQAVSPIVPNPLISKLWKHARYSVERCGVAGCALAQARHALEGEIGLNTLEIPLGAICRSPSFSRFLLMILSEMPRFREIYNSEAGAYRRAHGIRSASHPVPNLSTDDGWCEVPIWIYSDQYPQRKAGWVKRTDSHWILSNRNGLECRLAVGESPERSAEALSHLNTPAFKIRPRALLTTMYARLVLSDLFLHGIGGGKYDQLGDRIAKGFFGIDPPPFMVVSATLQLPGDSPSDLDATIRQLQQAIRQCDYQGERFAETTALDQEWIRRKAQLLREIPVRGQKRQWHQQITQINQQLAHCLQSKKAEMTEQLAERQRQRLSLSILKSREHPFCIFPLDPLIAAYQELLAR; from the coding sequence ATGAGCGTCGATGGGTATCGACATTACAGTGCTCCGAAATCACACGGAGAATCGTTTGCCGATCCAAGCATTGGAGAAGCCGGCGGTTTGTTGCGCAGCAATCTCCGCGTTCTCGCTGGCCATCCCCGTTCTTGGCAACAACTCCGTCGCGATGCTCGGATGCAAATGGTCAGCGATGCCGTGCGGTATTCCTCGGCGTACCGAGACGTTCAGTTGCCTGCAAATCGGGACGATGCACCCATTGTGATGGCGGGTCACCAGCCATCGCTTTTTCATCCTGGCGTTTGGTTCAAGAACTTTGCTTTAGATGCGTTGGGGCAACAGCATCGTGCCGTCGCGATCAACTTGGTGATTGATAACGACGTGGCGTCGGGCAGTTCGATTCGAGTGCCTTCGATCGATTCCGCGAGCGGTGATTTCACGTACAAGACGATTCGCTTTGATCGGTTTGGGGGCGGTGTTCCCTACGAGCAAACGGTGATCGCCGATCGTGATCGCTTCGACCATTTTGACCAAGCGGTGCTTCAAGCCGTTTCTCCGATTGTGCCCAATCCGCTGATCAGCAAGCTTTGGAAACATGCTCGCTACTCGGTGGAGCGATGTGGAGTCGCTGGGTGTGCGTTGGCTCAAGCCCGTCATGCTCTGGAAGGTGAAATCGGTCTCAACACTCTGGAAATCCCTCTCGGGGCGATTTGCCGCAGTCCATCGTTTTCGCGATTTCTGCTGATGATCCTCAGCGAAATGCCCCGTTTTCGTGAGATCTACAACTCCGAGGCGGGAGCCTATCGCCGTGCCCACGGCATCCGCAGTGCCTCCCACCCCGTCCCGAATCTGTCAACCGACGACGGTTGGTGCGAGGTGCCCATATGGATCTATAGCGATCAGTATCCTCAGCGGAAAGCGGGCTGGGTCAAACGTACGGACTCTCACTGGATCCTCAGCAATCGTAACGGTTTAGAGTGTCGGCTCGCGGTCGGCGAATCACCCGAACGATCCGCCGAGGCCCTTTCACACCTCAATACACCTGCCTTCAAGATCCGGCCTCGAGCACTGTTGACGACGATGTACGCTCGTTTGGTCTTAAGCGACTTGTTTTTGCACGGCATCGGCGGCGGCAAGTACGACCAACTTGGCGACCGAATCGCGAAGGGCTTTTTTGGAATTGATCCACCTCCATTCATGGTTGTCTCGGCGACCCTTCAATTACCAGGCGATTCGCCCAGCGATCTCGACGCTACCATCCGCCAGTTGCAGCAGGCGATTCGTCAGTGCGACTATCAAGGGGAACGCTTCGCCGAAACGACGGCACTCGATCAAGAATGGATTCGTCGCAAAGCACAGCTGTTGCGTGAGATCCCGGTGCGGGGACAGAAACGGCAATGGCACCAACAGATCACCCAAATCAACCAGCAACTTGCACATTGTCTGCAGTCGAAGAAAGCAGAAATGACGGAACAATTAGCGGAACGGCAACGACAGCGACTTTCGCTCTCGATCTTGAAAAGCCGTGAGCACCCGTTTTGCATCTTTCCCCTCGACCCTTTGATTGCAGCTTATCAGGAATTGCTAGCTAGGTAG
- a CDS encoding glycosyltransferase family 2 protein, which produces MSRRERWVAAIPVYNEVNTVSEILDQVTKYADEVLVIDDGSTDGTTDVLRARSDVRVIHHGENQGYGAALKSAFEYTIDEGFDGVVTLDCDGQHQPKRIPRFIEAAAAADIVSGSRYLKQYQGDSAPPPERMFINRRITGELNERLGLSLTDAFCGFKAYRTSALLEMRITDTGYAMPLQLWVEAVAAQLRIIEIPVPLIYLDLSRSFGGSLDESETRLRYYNRVLDDAIRVAVAQGASFEQGQPPRRRSIVS; this is translated from the coding sequence ATGTCGAGACGTGAACGCTGGGTGGCCGCGATTCCGGTCTATAATGAAGTCAACACAGTCAGTGAAATACTCGATCAGGTGACAAAGTACGCCGACGAGGTGCTGGTCATTGATGACGGGTCAACCGACGGAACAACCGACGTGTTGCGTGCGCGGTCGGATGTTCGCGTGATTCATCACGGCGAGAACCAAGGCTACGGGGCGGCGCTGAAGAGCGCCTTCGAATACACGATCGATGAAGGCTTCGACGGTGTCGTCACGCTCGATTGTGACGGACAACACCAACCCAAGCGGATTCCCCGGTTCATCGAAGCCGCCGCGGCGGCCGACATTGTTTCGGGTAGCCGGTACTTGAAGCAGTATCAAGGTGACAGCGCGCCGCCGCCCGAGCGGATGTTTATCAATCGTCGCATCACGGGCGAATTGAACGAGCGGCTTGGGTTGAGTCTAACCGATGCGTTTTGTGGCTTCAAAGCCTACCGAACCTCGGCGCTATTGGAGATGAGGATCACCGATACAGGCTACGCGATGCCGCTGCAGTTGTGGGTCGAAGCTGTTGCCGCTCAGTTGCGAATCATTGAGATCCCGGTGCCACTGATCTACTTGGACTTGAGCCGGTCGTTTGGTGGATCGCTCGACGAATCGGAAACACGGTTGCGTTATTACAACCGGGTCCTTGACGACGCGATTCGGGTGGCCGTTGCGCAAGGAGCCAGCTTCGAGCAAGGACAACCACCACGACGTCGCAGCATCGTTTCCTAA
- a CDS encoding class I SAM-dependent methyltransferase — protein sequence MDASNRYTYLEIPRMGHPFSAQTQLKSIKDILNTVAEPLDLNVSVRLWNGEVIPLGNQVCGKYTIAISGPGVIGSLMRRPGLETLVRLYATGHITFEGGDLIDFSEALKTNRSNRKKLKQVSKSMLIKRTLPFLFAKTEVADLSQGFRDDMVGRDESKRKNTDYIQFHYDVGNEFYRLFLGSEMQYTCAYFRDWSNSLDQAQQDKLDMICRKLRLQPGDTMLDIGCGWGGLICYAAKHFGVKSHGITLSKEQYEHTKVKIDQLGLRDQVSVEICDYADHQGTYDKISSIGMSEHIGIANYPRYFNKINSMLRDRGIMLNHAIARSAKRSKKHAAKIRPERAFLLKYIFPGSELTPVGMTTDFMEQSGFEVHDVESWREHYALTTRFWCKNLSANEDRAIELVGPERYRLWVAYLAGASGGFTAGSIKIFQVVASKKASKGVSGMPPTREHLYRAA from the coding sequence ATGGACGCCTCCAATCGCTACACCTATTTGGAGATTCCACGGATGGGACATCCCTTTTCCGCTCAGACGCAATTGAAATCGATCAAGGACATTCTCAACACCGTCGCGGAGCCCCTTGACCTGAATGTCTCCGTCCGCCTGTGGAACGGTGAAGTGATTCCACTTGGCAACCAAGTGTGCGGAAAGTACACGATCGCGATCTCAGGGCCTGGAGTGATCGGATCGCTGATGCGGCGACCGGGACTCGAAACGCTGGTCCGGTTGTACGCCACCGGGCACATCACGTTTGAAGGGGGCGATTTAATCGATTTTTCGGAAGCCCTCAAGACAAATCGGTCGAATCGAAAGAAGCTGAAACAGGTTAGCAAATCGATGTTGATCAAGCGAACCTTGCCCTTTCTGTTCGCCAAGACGGAGGTAGCCGATTTGAGCCAAGGATTCCGCGACGACATGGTCGGCCGCGATGAATCGAAACGCAAGAACACGGATTACATCCAGTTTCACTACGACGTTGGCAACGAGTTCTACAGGCTATTTCTCGGTTCCGAAATGCAGTACACCTGTGCTTATTTTCGAGACTGGTCGAATTCACTGGATCAGGCTCAGCAAGACAAACTTGACATGATTTGTCGTAAGCTACGCTTGCAGCCGGGCGACACCATGCTCGACATCGGTTGCGGTTGGGGAGGCTTGATCTGTTACGCCGCCAAGCATTTTGGCGTGAAAAGTCATGGCATCACCCTCTCGAAAGAACAGTACGAACACACCAAGGTGAAGATCGATCAGTTGGGCCTTCGCGATCAGGTGAGTGTCGAGATTTGCGACTATGCCGACCACCAGGGCACCTATGACAAGATCTCCAGCATTGGCATGTCGGAACATATCGGTATCGCCAACTATCCACGCTATTTCAACAAGATCAATTCAATGCTTCGCGACCGTGGCATCATGCTCAATCACGCAATCGCCCGCAGTGCAAAACGATCGAAAAAACATGCTGCCAAAATCCGACCCGAGCGCGCGTTTCTGTTGAAATACATCTTCCCTGGCTCGGAATTGACGCCTGTCGGGATGACCACCGACTTTATGGAACAAAGCGGTTTTGAAGTCCACGATGTGGAATCTTGGCGTGAACACTACGCGTTGACGACCCGCTTCTGGTGCAAGAACTTGTCAGCAAACGAAGACCGGGCGATTGAATTGGTCGGACCCGAGCGATACCGCCTGTGGGTTGCCTATTTGGCCGGTGCGTCAGGAGGCTTCACAGCAGGTTCGATCAAGATCTTCCAAGTCGTCGCCAGCAAAAAGGCCTCGAAAGGGGTTTCGGGCATGCCGCCTACGCGCGAACATCTGTACCGCGCGGCGTAG
- a CDS encoding biopolymer transporter ExbD, giving the protein MRLPSSHREQSLEVKMTPMIDVVFLLLVFFVWTSSFELPEFDLPSSMAQPPTMGSKRSQTAMPPPEIFDEILIRMIPNVPEPHELAFRLELNGQEIADLTVLRQRIREILALGVQPPVIVDPDPALSIADAVRVYDAARAAGADRVLFAAKAE; this is encoded by the coding sequence ATGAGATTGCCATCGAGTCATCGTGAACAATCGCTCGAAGTCAAAATGACGCCGATGATTGATGTTGTCTTTTTGTTGTTGGTGTTCTTTGTCTGGACCAGCAGCTTTGAACTGCCCGAATTTGACCTGCCAAGCTCGATGGCTCAGCCGCCGACGATGGGATCCAAAAGGAGTCAGACGGCGATGCCGCCCCCTGAAATTTTCGACGAAATACTGATCCGAATGATCCCCAACGTGCCGGAGCCCCACGAATTGGCGTTCCGACTTGAACTGAACGGGCAAGAGATCGCCGATCTCACGGTGCTGAGGCAGAGAATCCGAGAGATTTTGGCGCTGGGTGTTCAGCCACCCGTGATCGTCGATCCCGATCCCGCCTTATCGATTGCCGATGCGGTGCGCGTGTACGACGCAGCAAGAGCTGCGGGCGCGGATCGAGTCTTGTTTGCCGCAAAGGCGGAGTGA
- a CDS encoding ExbD/TolR family protein — MKVPDSHHRASVGANMTPMIDVVFLLIIFFLVSSHLARQENRLPVDLPVASTFLPENPQRLALTVTVDAEANWRVGGEIVSEQQLRTILADHRTKNGPSASVRLRTDGSVRYERIEPILRATAVAGMSDLTISVREAVRS, encoded by the coding sequence ATGAAAGTTCCCGATTCCCATCATCGCGCCTCGGTCGGCGCCAACATGACGCCGATGATCGACGTCGTTTTCCTACTGATTATCTTTTTTCTGGTTTCGAGTCATTTAGCGCGACAAGAAAACCGCTTGCCTGTTGATTTACCCGTTGCCAGCACCTTCTTGCCGGAAAACCCGCAACGTTTGGCGCTGACGGTCACGGTCGATGCGGAAGCAAACTGGCGTGTCGGAGGCGAGATCGTCAGCGAACAACAACTTAGAACGATCCTGGCTGATCACCGAACCAAGAACGGGCCGAGCGCATCGGTGCGGCTGAGGACCGACGGATCGGTGCGCTATGAAAGAATTGAACCGATTTTGCGAGCCACGGCGGTCGCTGGTATGAGTGACTTGACGATCTCGGTACGAGAGGCGGTTCGATCATGA
- a CDS encoding class I SAM-dependent methyltransferase, with the protein MKDTILFLKNFLRHPTQVGAIAPSSPGLVQTMVEGFDWESARNVVEFGPGTGVFTEAILKRLHADAKFFAIERSAELVQATRERCPNVTVYQDSVTHVAELCQRESMPDVDSVICGLPWASFSPTLQSEIMDAMISVLKPNAQFATFAYWQGLALPAGRRFASRLHETFTEVKRSPTVWRNLPPAFVYRCVR; encoded by the coding sequence ATGAAAGATACGATCCTCTTCTTGAAAAACTTCCTTCGCCACCCCACCCAAGTTGGTGCGATCGCGCCGAGCAGCCCTGGATTGGTCCAGACCATGGTCGAGGGATTCGATTGGGAATCCGCGAGGAATGTCGTGGAATTTGGTCCAGGAACAGGCGTTTTCACCGAAGCCATTCTAAAACGGTTGCACGCCGACGCCAAGTTTTTTGCGATTGAGAGGTCCGCCGAATTGGTCCAAGCGACTCGAGAACGTTGTCCCAATGTCACCGTTTACCAAGATAGCGTGACCCATGTGGCCGAACTCTGCCAGCGGGAATCGATGCCCGATGTCGATTCCGTCATCTGTGGATTGCCATGGGCTTCCTTTTCACCGACGCTGCAGTCAGAAATCATGGATGCGATGATCAGCGTCTTGAAACCCAATGCCCAGTTTGCCACGTTTGCCTATTGGCAAGGGTTGGCGCTACCGGCCGGGCGGCGGTTCGCAAGCCGGTTGCATGAGACCTTCACTGAGGTCAAGCGAAGTCCAACGGTTTGGCGAAACCTACCCCCCGCGTTTGTCTACCGATGCGTCCGCTGA
- a CDS encoding dihydroorotate dehydrogenase-like protein has translation MSSDLATTYLGMQLDSPVIVGACHLTIEPETVRQMVFAGAGAVVMPSMMQEQIVYQNLLDVDPDTAAQRSGYQPQQDNYNGGPTVYLDTIRELKAHTKVPIIGSLNGTSVGEWMSFATLIEAAGADAIELNFQPRISDPKQSAESIESEMCDMAHKVCESVTIPVAVKMSRRLTNLASCAHRIKNNGAQGVILFAHQPRWDIDIDRMQWTVRWELTPDDWISRTLEGIVRARSGGLGISIAASGGIRTSEDAIKAIIAGADVVMVTSEIFREGPDVIRKILSGLEQFMATKSYGSLKEFKQSRIPVETEASHWRQLEYLEPLTLSKQFVDRTPGMVHDTGDSFGHRL, from the coding sequence ATGTCTTCCGATCTGGCGACAACGTACTTGGGGATGCAACTTGACTCTCCGGTGATCGTTGGGGCGTGTCACTTGACGATTGAACCGGAAACGGTGCGGCAAATGGTGTTTGCGGGCGCCGGAGCGGTCGTGATGCCGTCGATGATGCAAGAGCAAATCGTCTACCAGAACCTCTTGGATGTCGATCCTGACACAGCCGCTCAACGAAGTGGCTACCAGCCTCAACAAGACAACTACAACGGCGGGCCGACCGTTTACTTGGATACGATCCGCGAACTGAAGGCTCATACCAAGGTCCCAATCATTGGCAGCTTGAACGGGACTTCGGTTGGTGAATGGATGAGTTTCGCTACCTTGATCGAGGCAGCCGGTGCTGACGCAATCGAGCTGAACTTTCAGCCACGAATCAGCGACCCAAAGCAATCTGCCGAGAGTATTGAATCCGAAATGTGCGATATGGCTCACAAGGTTTGCGAAAGTGTGACGATTCCGGTCGCTGTCAAAATGAGTCGTCGGCTGACCAATCTTGCTTCTTGTGCTCATCGGATAAAAAACAATGGAGCCCAGGGGGTGATTCTTTTCGCTCATCAACCTCGCTGGGACATCGACATCGATCGAATGCAGTGGACGGTACGTTGGGAGTTGACTCCAGACGACTGGATCAGCCGAACCTTAGAAGGGATTGTTCGCGCCCGTTCCGGCGGTTTGGGGATCTCGATTGCGGCAAGCGGGGGGATTCGAACATCGGAGGATGCGATCAAGGCGATCATCGCCGGCGCGGATGTCGTGATGGTGACCTCCGAAATCTTTCGAGAAGGTCCCGACGTGATCCGCAAGATCCTGTCGGGATTGGAGCAATTCATGGCGACCAAATCCTATGGATCGCTTAAAGAATTCAAACAATCCCGAATACCGGTCGAAACGGAAGCCTCGCATTGGCGGCAACTCGAGTACCTTGAGCCGTTGACCCTCAGCAAACAGTTTGTCGACCGAACGCCCGGCATGGTTCACGACACCGGTGACAGCTTTGGACATCGTCTTTAG
- a CDS encoding B12-binding domain-containing radical SAM protein — protein sequence MKIGLLALSGLRVHDPKLLKLGMTLPGIVERGRVLSSLPSLGLLYLAACTPAEHQVSYYEAEGDRSEPEDLYHCDLVAINTFSAQVFEAYAIADRLRAAGVKVAMGGLHVTVQSEEALEHADYVFLGEGERTWPEAISEIESGTQRRVWDAREMPPVEVQRLPIPRYDLLQDRPYTRYPVQTTRGCPWRCDFCASNVMFSYPYRKRPVADVVRDVLAIKKFQRRPFIELADDNTFVDHSWGMELCRELIPLRVKWFTETDISVADNRDLLQQMREAGCKQVLIGIESPEQGLLDGIELRANFKSRYQGDLIEAVQRIQAHGITVNGCFILGLDSHTPEIFQQVLAFANEAALWDVQLTVLTPFPGTPLYERLASESRLLYPQRWDRCTLFDVNFEPKQMSVRELQQGIHWLASQLYSREAIANRRRSFLRTTG from the coding sequence ATGAAGATCGGATTGTTGGCCCTAAGTGGGTTGCGTGTGCATGACCCAAAGTTGTTGAAACTCGGGATGACCTTACCGGGGATCGTCGAACGCGGACGGGTGCTTTCGTCACTGCCGAGTCTAGGGCTGCTGTACCTTGCCGCCTGTACGCCGGCCGAGCACCAGGTGTCCTACTACGAAGCCGAAGGTGACCGAAGCGAACCCGAGGACCTCTATCACTGCGACTTGGTAGCCATCAACACCTTCTCGGCCCAAGTCTTCGAGGCTTACGCAATCGCCGATCGTTTGCGTGCTGCGGGCGTCAAGGTTGCGATGGGAGGGTTGCATGTGACCGTTCAGTCGGAGGAAGCGCTTGAGCATGCCGACTATGTCTTTCTTGGCGAAGGAGAGCGGACTTGGCCAGAGGCGATCTCGGAAATCGAATCAGGTACGCAGCGCCGGGTATGGGACGCTCGCGAGATGCCGCCGGTGGAGGTTCAGCGTCTACCGATTCCTCGCTATGACTTGTTGCAGGACCGACCCTACACGCGATACCCCGTTCAAACCACGCGGGGCTGTCCTTGGCGATGCGACTTTTGTGCCTCCAATGTCATGTTCTCGTATCCGTACCGAAAACGGCCTGTTGCCGACGTCGTCCGTGATGTTCTTGCGATCAAGAAGTTCCAACGTCGACCGTTCATCGAATTGGCTGACGATAACACATTTGTCGATCACAGCTGGGGCATGGAGCTTTGTCGCGAACTGATCCCGCTGCGTGTGAAGTGGTTTACCGAAACGGATATTTCCGTAGCCGACAACCGGGATCTTCTTCAGCAAATGCGGGAAGCGGGCTGCAAACAGGTTTTGATCGGAATTGAAAGCCCCGAGCAAGGATTACTGGACGGGATTGAGTTGCGGGCGAATTTCAAGTCACGTTACCAGGGGGATCTGATCGAAGCGGTGCAGCGCATTCAAGCTCATGGGATTACCGTGAATGGTTGTTTTATCCTCGGGCTTGATAGTCATACTCCAGAAATTTTTCAGCAGGTGCTTGCCTTCGCCAACGAGGCGGCATTGTGGGATGTGCAGCTCACCGTGTTAACGCCGTTCCCAGGAACACCGCTCTATGAACGACTTGCATCCGAGAGTCGCCTTCTTTATCCGCAGCGCTGGGATCGATGCACACTTTTTGATGTTAATTTTGAACCCAAACAGATGTCCGTCCGCGAGCTTCAACAAGGCATCCACTGGCTGGCTTCGCAGTTGTATTCACGAGAGGCCATTGCCAATCGTCGGCGATCCTTTCTGAGGACAACAGGGTAG
- a CDS encoding class I SAM-dependent methyltransferase: MRRFGWFWSVVFLSMTTANLSAQEAAVVQAAGSDSGRKGASSELNKSFLDPGMDVDKFVERFEVESREVFQAREEIMRNLNLKPGERIADVGAGTGFYTLLMADAVGPQGWAYAIDISPKFVEYLADLFDGREVNNVTTVMCDDDSICLPPDSIDAAFICDVYHHFENPDSTMASIFSAMTSGGRVVIVDFERIPGVSREWTLSHVRAGKQTVIDEVQSVGYELVAEREIPGFKENYYIEFRKP; encoded by the coding sequence ATGAGACGATTCGGTTGGTTTTGGAGCGTAGTGTTTTTGAGTATGACGACCGCGAACCTCTCGGCGCAAGAGGCTGCGGTGGTGCAGGCGGCCGGTTCCGATTCCGGGAGAAAGGGGGCCAGCTCCGAACTCAACAAAAGCTTTCTCGATCCTGGAATGGATGTCGATAAATTTGTGGAACGATTTGAAGTGGAAAGTCGCGAAGTCTTTCAAGCTCGTGAAGAGATCATGCGAAATTTGAACCTCAAGCCGGGTGAGCGGATCGCCGACGTCGGCGCGGGGACTGGCTTCTATACGCTGCTGATGGCAGATGCAGTGGGTCCGCAGGGCTGGGCGTATGCCATCGATATTTCTCCCAAGTTTGTCGAGTATCTGGCCGATCTTTTCGATGGTCGCGAAGTCAATAATGTGACCACGGTGATGTGCGATGACGACTCGATCTGTTTACCCCCCGATTCGATCGATGCGGCTTTCATTTGTGATGTTTACCACCACTTTGAAAATCCCGATTCAACGATGGCGTCCATTTTCTCCGCGATGACGAGCGGTGGACGCGTGGTGATCGTCGACTTTGAACGGATTCCTGGCGTTTCTCGTGAATGGACACTCAGCCATGTTCGGGCTGGCAAGCAAACCGTCATCGATGAAGTTCAATCGGTGGGTTACGAATTGGTAGCCGAACGAGAGATACCCGGATTCAAAGAAAACTACTACATCGAATTCCGTAAGCCATGA